The Stratiformator vulcanicus genome has a segment encoding these proteins:
- a CDS encoding replication initiation factor domain-containing protein, translating into MQFDNHGEPERPLDVKGSARSGDTGGEPGSPQRAEQSESLEGMASPVTRHAPISGPEDWEFLGANVDSLDLGVFVDWGEGWDQFSAELAEAKEAAAGRKDVRFRTDDCLMLPKGKAPAYQWHLQYREFHLFIGKSGQPRNASPNVFVSINARALWQFGMDSMVDTIATVIRELGGKVLLVKPSRVDLAADFRISAGLSEAFLQASRVPQRGKNESYRDGNTLETFYLGQRGAPKMLRIYDKALEVAKSEKTWMSDIWDLEECRDVWRVEFQVRRPFLKERGINSIDDLRENLGGMWQYLTTDFFSLRLRDNPNVSRCSMHPFWSDVQRAAGKFGEVHSLARIEQESIADANWYVAHIAGCLLGYAVRRRKPTLDAALKDVARGVIRYWRKRDFEGEYRNRSIRDGYRGDDDFKMAA; encoded by the coding sequence ATGCAATTTGATAATCACGGCGAGCCTGAGCGTCCGTTAGACGTGAAAGGCTCGGCCCGTAGCGGCGACACCGGCGGGGAGCCGGGTTCGCCGCAGCGGGCCGAGCAATCTGAAAGCCTTGAAGGCATGGCGTCACCTGTAACACGCCATGCCCCAATTTCAGGTCCGGAGGATTGGGAGTTTCTGGGAGCCAATGTTGATTCCCTTGATCTCGGCGTCTTCGTCGACTGGGGCGAAGGTTGGGATCAATTTTCAGCAGAACTGGCCGAAGCGAAAGAAGCCGCCGCTGGAAGAAAGGATGTTCGGTTCCGAACCGACGACTGCCTCATGCTCCCGAAGGGCAAGGCTCCTGCCTATCAATGGCATCTTCAATACCGAGAGTTTCATCTCTTCATTGGTAAGTCCGGTCAGCCACGTAATGCGTCCCCCAACGTGTTTGTCTCAATCAATGCGAGGGCGTTGTGGCAGTTTGGGATGGACTCGATGGTCGACACGATCGCCACGGTAATTCGTGAACTCGGCGGGAAGGTTCTGCTGGTGAAGCCCAGCCGGGTTGACCTCGCCGCCGACTTCCGTATTTCAGCGGGCCTCAGTGAAGCGTTCCTTCAAGCGTCTCGTGTACCGCAACGCGGAAAGAATGAGTCTTACCGCGATGGGAACACATTGGAGACGTTCTACCTCGGCCAACGTGGCGCGCCGAAAATGCTTCGCATCTATGACAAGGCGCTTGAGGTCGCCAAGAGTGAAAAGACTTGGATGTCCGACATCTGGGACTTGGAAGAATGCCGGGATGTCTGGCGAGTTGAATTTCAAGTCCGCCGTCCGTTCTTAAAGGAACGCGGTATTAATTCGATCGATGATCTTCGAGAGAATCTCGGCGGGATGTGGCAGTACCTCACAACCGATTTCTTCTCGCTGAGGCTGCGCGACAATCCCAATGTCTCCCGCTGTTCCATGCACCCGTTTTGGAGTGACGTGCAGCGAGCCGCAGGAAAGTTTGGTGAGGTCCATAGCTTGGCTCGGATCGAACAGGAATCGATTGCTGACGCCAACTGGTACGTCGCACATATCGCAGGCTGCCTGCTCGGGTATGCGGTCAGGCGACGAAAGCCAACGCTCGACGCGGCGCTTAAGGACGTGGCTCGGGGAGTGATCCGCTACTGGCGGAAGCGAGATTTCGAAGGCGAATATCGCAATCGCTCGATACGCGACGGGTACCGCGGTGACGATGACTTCAAGATGGCGGCGTGA
- a CDS encoding helix-turn-helix domain-containing protein: MSPRKLWSLTTPRGDIPCIKAGRLVRYDPVDLREWIDRTKLQGVSESPEGGADCGKHLDRQENRPSNDSVQRQ, from the coding sequence ATGTCGCCGCGGAAACTCTGGAGCCTCACGACTCCCCGCGGCGACATACCTTGCATCAAAGCGGGGCGACTCGTGCGGTATGATCCCGTCGACCTGCGGGAATGGATCGACCGCACAAAGCTGCAAGGCGTTTCAGAATCTCCAGAAGGCGGAGCCGATTGTGGCAAGCATCTCGATCGACAAGAAAACCGGCCGTCGAACGATTCAGTTCAGCGGCAGTGA
- a CDS encoding tyrosine-type recombinase/integrase has product MWGHTRRNLIEYFGEGKNLRDITQGDAEEWRLYLLHDQKLASNTVRRRSGMAKQIFRAAIRRKLISDNPFSDLPAAVGGNAERQYFVSREEADRVLAACPDVEWRVLFALSRFGGFRCPSEHLRLRWQDIDWAQNRLTVHSPKTEHHEGKASRLLPLFPELRTHLFDLWEAAPEGAEYVITRYRGTNSNMRTTLSKIIKRAGLNPWPKLFHNLRATRQTELQEEFPSHVVCSWIGNTQSIAQKHYLQVTEDHFEQAAGGAKSGAVDRQNAVQREAAPNRTVSQGNPQVVRRKKDTPPRAIRCGVLQRQKLGDEGLEPPTSCV; this is encoded by the coding sequence ATGTGGGGACACACCCGGCGTAACCTCATTGAGTACTTCGGCGAAGGAAAGAATCTCCGCGACATCACGCAAGGTGACGCGGAAGAATGGCGGCTCTATCTGCTGCACGATCAAAAGCTTGCAAGCAACACAGTCCGCCGTCGCAGTGGAATGGCAAAGCAGATATTCCGGGCGGCGATTCGGCGGAAACTCATCTCTGACAACCCCTTCTCCGATCTGCCTGCGGCGGTCGGTGGAAATGCTGAGCGGCAATACTTTGTGAGTCGTGAAGAAGCCGACAGGGTGCTTGCTGCATGTCCCGACGTGGAATGGCGAGTCCTCTTCGCCCTGTCCCGGTTCGGCGGATTTCGTTGCCCGTCTGAGCACCTGCGACTGCGATGGCAAGACATCGATTGGGCGCAGAATCGGCTGACCGTCCACTCGCCGAAGACCGAACATCACGAAGGGAAAGCATCGCGGCTGCTGCCGCTCTTCCCCGAGTTACGAACGCACCTGTTCGATCTTTGGGAAGCAGCCCCTGAAGGTGCCGAATATGTGATCACGAGATACCGCGGCACCAATTCGAATATGCGGACCACGCTCTCAAAGATCATCAAGCGAGCCGGGTTAAACCCGTGGCCGAAGTTGTTCCATAACCTCCGAGCCACGCGTCAAACGGAGCTGCAGGAAGAGTTCCCGTCGCACGTGGTCTGTAGCTGGATCGGGAACACGCAGTCGATCGCGCAGAAGCACTACCTGCAGGTGACCGAGGATCACTTCGAGCAGGCAGCAGGCGGTGCAAAATCCGGTGCAGTGGATAGGCAAAATGCGGTGCAGCGAGAAGCCGCACCAAATCGCACCGTTTCGCAGGGCAATCCGCAAGTCGTGAGGCGAAAGAAAGATACGCCGCCCCGTGCGATTCGGTGCGGCGTATTGCAACGACAAAAACTGGGCGATGAGGGACTCGAACCCCCGACATCTTGCGTGTAA